One window of the Pseudobdellovibrionaceae bacterium genome contains the following:
- a CDS encoding OmpA family protein, with the protein MSEEAYDISQEDDFESPSEYFADENLAYTRLAKKHVEIEESESNWLVSYADMMTLLVGFFAMLLAFSKIDSVAFEKIKKETTKIFGGEYQIPFEKLSEKLKDVIAKSNLTDQVVLTETDRGIDVTFKGSLFFASGSAELLPKAKSVLLELLPVIQTEAKGFGVLVEGHTDNVPIQSKMFASNWELSSVRACTVVRLFEEKGFSKNRLKALGWGDTQPILPNESKEGKALPHHQAQNRRIVIKILRDFSTD; encoded by the coding sequence ATGTCTGAAGAAGCTTATGATATTTCGCAAGAAGATGACTTTGAATCGCCCTCTGAATATTTTGCCGACGAAAACTTAGCTTATACTCGGTTGGCTAAAAAACACGTAGAGATCGAAGAGTCAGAGAGCAATTGGCTTGTAAGCTATGCGGATATGATGACTTTACTTGTGGGTTTCTTTGCCATGTTATTAGCTTTTTCAAAAATAGATTCCGTAGCCTTTGAAAAAATAAAAAAGGAGACCACAAAAATATTTGGTGGTGAATATCAGATACCTTTTGAAAAGTTATCCGAGAAATTGAAAGATGTTATTGCTAAGTCTAACTTAACGGATCAGGTTGTTTTAACAGAAACGGATAGGGGCATTGACGTCACATTTAAAGGCTCTCTTTTTTTTGCTTCTGGTTCGGCAGAACTTTTACCAAAGGCAAAAAGTGTTTTACTAGAACTTTTACCAGTCATTCAGACTGAAGCTAAAGGCTTTGGTGTTCTTGTTGAAGGGCACACAGACAATGTACCTATTCAAAGTAAAATGTTTGCCAGCAATTGGGAATTATCGAGCGTAAGAGCTTGTACTGTTGTGAGACTTTTTGAGGAAAAGGGCTTTAGCAAAAATCGTCTAAAGGCTTTAGGCTGGGGGGATACTCAACCTATATTGCCGAACGAGTCTAAGGAAGGGAAAGCCTTACCCCACCATCAAGCTCAGAATCGTCGGATTGTGATAAAAATACTAAGGGATTTTTCGACTGATTAG
- a CDS encoding MotA/TolQ/ExbB proton channel family protein has product MKFSGILGVLSVLTVFLLAIFDSSHSKEIFLNTHAIVIVIGGTLAATILCFPVSMLFNLVKVFFQKVLGRYSQAHETVIKEIVDLARGYREDEFYLKNNLDQIKTHFLRDAIDLMVKGGIKPKVIDEILYKRSLTHSKRYEEEAGVFKVVGKFPPAFGLMGTTLGMIGLLQSIGNADAFKKLGPSMAVALVATFYGIALANLIFVPLGEHLSQLNREDEVLRQIVMDGVRQLRLKEHPVVVEEHLKSYLLPKERDRFDKNHKVA; this is encoded by the coding sequence ATGAAGTTTTCTGGAATATTAGGAGTATTGTCGGTACTCACAGTGTTTTTACTGGCTATTTTTGACTCTTCTCACTCTAAAGAAATCTTTTTAAATACACATGCCATTGTTATCGTAATCGGTGGAACTCTTGCGGCAACCATACTATGTTTTCCCGTCTCTATGCTGTTTAATCTGGTAAAAGTATTTTTTCAAAAGGTACTGGGACGTTACTCCCAAGCCCATGAAACTGTAATTAAAGAAATTGTAGATTTGGCGCGAGGGTATCGCGAGGACGAGTTTTATTTAAAAAATAATCTTGATCAGATTAAAACTCACTTTCTTCGTGATGCTATTGACCTAATGGTCAAGGGAGGAATTAAACCAAAGGTCATTGATGAAATTTTATATAAAAGATCATTGACTCACTCTAAACGTTATGAAGAAGAAGCCGGGGTGTTTAAAGTTGTTGGGAAGTTTCCTCCTGCTTTTGGTTTGATGGGTACAACCCTGGGAATGATTGGTTTATTGCAAAGTATAGGAAATGCTGATGCCTTTAAAAAACTAGGCCCTTCTATGGCCGTGGCACTTGTAGCAACATTTTATGGAATTGCTTTGGCAAACCTTATATTTGTTCCATTGGGAGAGCATTTGAGCCAGCTTAATCGTGAAGATGAAGTGTTGAGGCAGATTGTTATGGATGGTGTTCGCCAGTTAAGGTTAAAAGAGCACCCTGTAGTGGTAGAGGAGCATCTCAAGAGTTATTTATTACCCAAAGAACGAGATCGTTTTGATAAAAATCATAAGGTGGCTTAA